The Gigantopelta aegis isolate Gae_Host chromosome 3, Gae_host_genome, whole genome shotgun sequence genome segment TGAAAAATGccccatataaaatatttccctTTGACTAGTGcataaatatttatcaaaatgttaaaataaaatgtccatGTGAGTGGTGTCAGATCCTGCACTACAATGATTGGTAAAGTTcagtctgtgggaatgtgcagtTTTTGACAACCATGTCAATCATTatgtctaaaatatatttgctttaaGTTCGATCctgaatataaatacatatttttaattcaaatgATGAATTTTGTTTACATCCATGGTGACACTTTAATCAACtgataaattttattaaactgCACAAGAAGAAACTAGTACACGGGGCACGttatgtcaatacttttcttaacgtgCACAGCGAGTTACTTCTCTttatgtagcatatttaaaatggtgGGGACTTTTGACcgttgtcgttggaagatttattttgttaataatgacacaaGTACTTTAAtcaggatttagtgagtacagtaggttatacatttttggtttgtgtgtccatttattGCACTATTTCAGTTGAGAAAtgtttgaaacatggtgccacaagtttgaATACCAACTACATATAAGGTATGTAACAAGGTTCAGACGTAGAAAAACTACACATTCTAGGTCCCTTCGGACTAAAGAAGAAACCTGAAATGCAGAATCTGATTGGCAATATAGGAATGAAACTGATGAAGTGGATTTGTCATTTGTTTTCAGAATCTGACGAGCAACAAAAAATCAGGTTTCAAGTGGAACTGGAATTTGTACAGTGCCTTGCTAATCCAAACTACCTCAATTGTAAGTCAGTTTTATAAGTATAGCATGTCTTTAGATTGACCCAAATCCAAGGTGATAAGTGTCACTAAATGCTGGAGAAAGGGATAGTACGGGCAGTGAGGGTTggtggctggaacctgtttcaaGGATGcatggttcggatccatgtatCTAAGCGAGGGGTAGTCACGGGTGGTCTGCCGCTatggggacggtccctgacctggttgttttgttgatattgttgccataagtgccatatggtgtttctgtggacgttgaattgataTGCAACATCACGCTgtgaggtcccagattcaagcatccctataactcgccatctgtcattttcactgaggcgtggcatgacgaaattgcaccAAACTAATGGCatttttctgacttctgaaggctgcacagagtggcaatgatttgcgactgaatgtctggccttttatggtgaacactggacagcatttctcccgaatattccatgtttcttgcacaaagcatgcaatcgctgcaacaacagcttggttgcatttctttgagctgtttcatgtacattttctctggtttacatccataaatccattcaccaatttattactccaaacaatccatgtcacaaaaacttttgcctttgagtatattattTGACTGAATTAATGGATGCATAGTAATTTCTTTAAGTGATTAGTTGTTTACATAAAATTTGATACTCCAGCTAACTAGTATCATTGTTAAAAAATCATTTGATATATGgtagtttgtttttatcaagAACATGTAATATATCCATTTCTTATCACCATTTTGATagatctgtatatttgtagtattgtacatgtatgtactctGCTGCATGTTTCAAGTTctcttttataaaaaaaaccttttgcaTGTAGCCAAGCTGATTGTACACACTTCTCGTCTTGCTGGTACTGTTGTACATGTAAGTTTTTATCTTTCCTGTGTTTTGTAAGCAGACGGTCAGGGAGTTTGTGGGGTACACAATCTTTTTTTAATggctgtaatttaatttaaaatgtcatcTATTTCTATCTTTCAGTTTTGGCACAACGTAACTATTTCAAGATTCCAGCCTTCATCAATTACCTCAAATATCTTCAGTACTGGAAGGAGCAAAAATATGCAAAGTTCCTCAAGTAAgttgaaaaaacccacttatTGTCTGTATACTTAATTATGATATCCAGGTATTAAGACATCATACTGCATTGTATTCATCTGACCGTGTGCTGTATAGTTTTTATAATCAAGTTTGTTAGTATTTAGTGTTTAAGCTCATCAAAACATAGGGTCAGTAATTTGGAAAAGTAAGGAATGCTTGTTTGACACCTAAGCATATGAGTCAACAGAGGGGTAATTTCTACAACCTATCACACCTGAAGTCTGTGCTCAACCACCTGTCCCACTGGTTAGCAAATAGgtgaatttcatttaataaatatttatcaaatgtgtttgtaacttttaattttttacatttgaGAGAATTGTAGACATATGGTGGCTTCATATGGCAGCTGACTGCATAAGACAGGTGTCTGCATAAGAATAGCAAGCCTATGGTGGTTGCATAAGACAACTAACTGTATAAGGCAAGTGTTTGCATAAGAATAGAGAGCCTATGGTGGTTGCATAAGACAACTAACTCTATAAGGCAGGTGGTTGCATAAGATATATGACCATTTAAGTAGGTTTGCCCGCATGGTTGTCTTAGTCCCTTACCAGTCTAacccggaggggactataggttttgtatccatctgtctgtctcatAGTTTtctatactcttttttttccgCAATGTCTCAAGATACTAAGCTAAAATTGCGTGTACAGCTTTATcatgtcagtgtttctgccggaGGGtgaaacgggtatggtgccatacccaaatatttttgcagaattttttttaaaagttaactgtttgacaaaattaattactcttatcattactgtatgatttttttaactctaaccctaaacttaacccattttttttatgggggaggccccccatgccctctgttgactgtggttgcattcaattccatagcgccatacccaaaaatttctttctggtagAAACACTGCATGTATAGTtgagatcaagtttgactttcatggtaatTTACACAAATttgacagaattatggcccttgaatttagaatATACAAAAATTGGTTGgacctggtaggggacatgtattgctttagcagtactctaagaatgtttgtaaccaatttattttcatgcagGTACCCTCAGTGCCTCCATTTCCTTGAACTCCTGCAGTATGAACATTTCCGCAAGGAGTTGGTGAACGCTCAGTGTGCCAAGTTCCTTGATGACCAGCAGCTCCTCCACTGGCAGCACTACCAGAGGAAACGGATGGAGCTGCTCCAGACTCAGGCGGAAATCAACCAGCAAAAACAGGAGAAAAAACAATCTTAGATGAAAACAGTGACTTTTGGGTTAAACTGTTGGTAGTCAAATCTCTGTTAAACAGCAGTCTGTGTTAAGCATTATTAGAGGAAACGGTTGGAACTGCTCCAGACTCAGACGGAAATCAACCAGCAAAAacaggagagaaaaaaaaatcttacattAAAACAGTGGCTTCTGGGTTAAACTGCTAGTATAGCCAAACTTCTGATGTAGtgcaacaaataaaatgttcacaCCTGTGGTTGATTAATACAGGTCTACTGAATTTCTTGGAACCCAAGATGTTCGAGTCCGAAGGACCTAAAATTGCCCTTAAACTCTGTGTAAATGATTTGGGGGAATGGTAAGACGTCCTCTTAAAACCGAGTACAGCAAACGACCCGTACTCTCTTTTATTTTGATGATTTGGGAGTTTATTTAGGTGTcctcttaagacaggtgactaCTAGAGCAAGTTAAGTGGATAAGATGTTGAGAAGTTGACCTCACAACTAACAAAAAAGACAGACATGAAGTCAAGAACATGTAAAGGTACTCACTTCATGTTTATCATTTTCAGATGAAATGTTAGCAATTCAGTGACTTCCACATGTCCAGCAACAAGTATTGAACATTTCCAGTCTGGTTTAACCAGTAGTTGTAATCCAGTAGGAAAACAGTTCCACTGTCATCATTGAAATCTcgatccattcatttattacaaaatggagaACTGTTGTCCAAGGACATCATTGGTTTATAAATTATCACAAATTGGAGGTATATTATTTGTGAAAATCATTGGTTCTTATATTTATCACATATTATGGACCggttataaagtaaagtttgttttatttaacgacgccactaaagcacattgatttttaatcttatcatcggctattggacgtcaaacatatggtcattctgacactgtttttagaggaaacccgctgtcgccacataggctactcttctttacgacaggcagcaagggatcttttatttgcgcttcccacaggcaggatagcacaaaccatggcctttgttgaaccagttatggatcactggtcggtgcaagtggtttacacctacccattgagccttgcggagcactcactcagggtttggagtcggtatctggattaaaaatcccatgcctcgactgggatccgaacccagtacctaccagcctgtagaccgatggcctgccacaacgccaccgaggccggtaggaccGGTTATAGATCATTggtcatatttttattatgaactACACGTAACCCATAGGTTATGATGCATTTATGAAGTTTACAATTCCTGTTATCATTCTTTCATAAACTTgctgatactttgttattcatcATATCACCGTTCATGTTGTACTTATAATACTTGTTTATGTAATGTATATTTAAAGTGCACACTCCTGTTCAAAATTTTGAGGAGAAAGAAGTACGGTACTGTTCTTGACATATTTTGATATCTGAATGGAGGGCTATTATTCATGGAAATCATTGTTCATGCATTTATTACACTGCAAGGTGGTTACTCGTGAATATTATTGGTTCATACAAACTGAAGACTGTTGcacaatatattatttgttcatATAGACTCAAAGACCAAAAGATTTGTTGTGAATGATAAAACATGGATGATGTaaatcaaataaacaaataccatTAATAAAGCATTTCTCCTTCTGTCTCATTTTGCATTTTTTACCAAGAACGTAAAAATATGTGGGAATATGGCATTCATCTATCCATGTGTACGCGATTTAATTTCCTTTAGAACCGACTATTATCTGTATTAATATCAGACCTTGGGTTCAAATGGTCAGAAATTTAGAAATCCTTTTACCATAATTGGAAAGCACATTTAAAGGGAGATAAtgtagataaaacaaaattgtttttaaaaatttgtttttgtttaatgacaccactagagcacattgatatattaatcattggctattggatggcaaatgtttttgacacagtcttagaggaaacccgctacctttttccccattagcagcaagaaatttttaatatgcactttcccacaagacgaatagcatataccacagcctttgtcatGGGTCACTGCTTGGCGACAGAATAAAAAAAGCCCAAACAGAGAATGTGTTCACCGAGATGGTTTGATCAAATGCAtgaaccaactgagctagatccagccCCTAAACTAACATGTCACAACTACTGATGTGGATCATGTCCAAGAAGGGTGGGGAACTGTATCGACATTGTCcattaatgaatttattatcaatattcCAAACTAGCATGTCACCGTGCCCATTTCTATGCCTTGGTCTCTCTTGTAACAAAACTAACTATCCACCTCTGATATTAATCATTGCATACTAGACAATTCTGCATTTTTccacagaaaggacagcacataccacaggctttaatataccagttgttggacactggttgggatagaAACACATCAGAGTGGGTTCAATCCTTCAATTCTAACACCGTAGGCGAGTCTTCTACTAACGGAGGTAGATCCCACACAATTGTTTGATAAAGTGGAACACTAAACACAATTACAGTTATGATAATTAAGATTTTTATggacaatataatatttgtagCATCTAATGAAATGAAACCTTGTTTTCTTGAAGTTTAATTTGGCATAATGTTGAGGCATTTTCCAACTGACTGAAGTGTTACCATTGTAAATGGTCCACTTGAATTATTACCAAATAGTTTAGACAGAATTTGTACTATTCAGATTGATGTCCTGTTATTGACTGCTAGCTTTGTGCATCAGATATTTCAGCACGTGATAAAGGTACTGAACAGTTATCTTATTTGGGGTTGCAgatattgatttgttaaaaatgtttgaaataagaaaacaaaaacatcctgaaatttaataatttattttcttttcacAATCCATTACAGTAGCACCAGATAAATCACCAGGTATAAGGCacattttatcacaaataatttATTGCCGATATTATTAAAAAGATCTTGGTTCGTATCAGTGTTATGCCCCACTAGAGCTTAAAGTGGCATGTAACACCTCGTGTGCATATGATTGGCCAATGCTCATCAATATTAACATTGTCAAAAACTGTCATCATAGGCACAGACTCCcataaattgtcaaaattgtttcataatgtttaatttcattcCAACTGCacaaaatgttacataataCATGTTTTGGACTGTACTTTATTGAGGACGAATCAGGTGTAATATGACTAAGCACCGATTCTTGTGCATTATTTTGTAAagtcattttgtttagtttctcttaatttaaaaaaaaaaaaaaaaaatttaaatctaTATCAAGTAacaaatatgatattaaacttgctaccattttgtatcaaatttatgtccctcataaaataattttcattgccCCTTGCTAAAGTttatgacaactgaaaattattttgatgtaaaattTGAGTATTTAACTggcaacaatttgttttaagtgaCATCATTATCTAATCTCTGATTAACGTATGTTTTACTATTTAACTTCAAAGAAATTTGTGGATTAACACCAATTAATGGAGTAAGAAAATGTgataaattaatgaaatgtaaaaataaatttacactGCAGAGCAAGAACCAATTAATTtttcacaataaaataaaatgtcactTAATATACACACAACTGTTATAATTTTggaagtaaatatttttaaaacaattagcCATGTCCAGTTCCCTGAGGCCACAGTCAGTTAGATAAAGATTAATAAGGCTTCTAATAGAAGACAGTATTAATATGAAcccaataaataaatttatcacatgcAATAAATAATCTTGATCACACTGCTTGACGTCGTTTCATTTTTCTGAGCTTGTATGCGTACTGAAGTCTGCTCCAGACAGCTAGACACATGTTGATAAGTCTCTGATCATGTGCTGTACATCTGATGGCAAACTCGTACTGACATctgtaagaaaaacaaattgttattaaatatctgtttcagtgatgtcattaagAACAGAAATTAGAGGTGAAATTTAAATTGTAGGCAGCtattttcatttgatataaATGTCATGTGACCTAAACAAGTTGATAATGAAACCTAACAATGATATAATTTCattggtttattttaaatattaacactatACAATAATTGCAAACTGATTACAGCTAATAATAACCAATTAGGGATGAGCTTTGAAACGCATTTCACCTGGTCATCAACATGCACAAATCATGTAAAAATACTAACTTTGGTCACccaaaaaaagacatattttttccAATTCTATATCTGgctaacatttatttaatgacatccctgTGTTTACTTATTCAacattatacaatgttttagaacaagttaacaataaacatttttttattactactaAATATACCTGTTTCTAGTTGATAGTACCTTTTTGTAGACCGTGTGATTTCGGTACataaatattcctttaaaatacatgtatatgtccgACTGAGTTCGAGTGCCGGGAGACTTCGAATGGCGGGCGGGGTCAAGTGAATGTAGATgtgttttctgcattgtaacatgtttccgactaataaaatatttctacgattaaacttacatattaaatatattttcttatttaaaatatatatcagtgtctgtatattcaatgtgtttctggtcgtcttatatttgttagaagcccaaactggattttgtcttcaaataatttcgtacgtaccaattttttttttttttaggaaataaaatgaaatttaacgtagtacaaatattagaaagaccagaaacatgtttaatatacagccactaatattctatgcagaaaaaatatacttgatacgtaattacaatcgttaaaaagtctctgttagtcgataacatcttaaaaattgcagcaaactcaggaatgtccctttaactttcaTTCAGAATGgttcaataaatattttgacatgtacttgaacttttttttttagtgatattcttaacttaaaacaaaaactaatgaCAATACACAAAACACAGAATGTTACGTCAaatgattataatttaaatgaatCATAACTGATCTTAAAAGTTGTGTGATTATCCTTGTTTACTTTCAAAACCACAACTTGCTAACCTGACTGACCATTCGTCAATTTTAAAACCACTCTGTATTttagaaaacataaaataaaataaatattaacctGACGACTTTTTTACATTCCCTGAGATGTCCTCTTTGCAGTAGACTCAGTGCCCAAAATATCCAGCACTTGGCAGCAATAATGGGATCACCAAGTTCCACAGCGATCTGCAGCTGTTGTTTGGACAGTTCCCCAGCAACATGAGCCTGTATCAGGGGtacagaaatgaaaaatatttcactagcctgcCGGACCagatatattaatgtttaataatattataatatgcatTGTCTTCAcatcaaatgatatatatattttgaaatattctcataaagacagggttttttttatagttctttcatatagatttacaaatttcaaaatttataaaatgaaaacaaaataccatCAGTCACAAAAAGACAGATCGCCAGTCAGACTGATAGTTGCATTTTCCAACTCGTCCGTGGGAATAtttactttctgcacccctgccgTATTCATGGTAATATTAATGTCTTGtgacaaacattcattcattaactgTAAATATCAAGTAGTTTTAAAATTAGAGGTTCACAGAATTAAATATGTTGCCAAGCATAACCGGGATTGGTTATAAAAATTGCTGACTCATCCGTTTTTCCctccattttaaaataaacttttattcataatttttttttttataataacataaaatttgAGATGTAAAATTCACAATTAATCTAGTTACCcggtaattaaaaaacaaaaatcaaataataatacatgtaatataaaaagTAATTATATTTACTGTGACCCATGTTTCAATGATCTATGACTTACAGTTCGATAAAGTTCATGATATACCTAGTTATaacataaaaattttaaaagttatttaaaagaaattaataccAAAGGGTTTTTAAACAAGCTTTTAATTCAATACCGACACGGATGCAACAAAGTTGCattaatctagaagccctaatTTTATAGGTAACACCTTTTTGGTTCCTTGCCTTGTGATCATTGAAATCAATCAAAAACAAGTTTTTCATTAATCATGATAATGGTGGATTACTGAATATGATAATGTGAAACAGACTCACTGTTTCGTGATTTTTCCAACTACCTTCAGATATGCTACCGGAAATTATTGTTTCCATGAAATCCAGATGCCTATCTATGACTTATAGTGAGTGAAAAATGGAGGTATGCATGAACACTTTACACAGAGATAAATGTTGACATGCCATATTTGTGCTTTTATGAAATTCACATCCTATAACAAAGAGTAGAACAAAACTAATGCTTACATGACTCTCAAAATAATCACCCAGTGAAGAATATGCTCCTCCGAGAGTAGATAGCCAGTACATGACTTCCTCTAAAACCTGTCTCTTGGCAACCAGACACTGCAGTCTACGattcctaaaataaaaacaaacattcagttAACAGAAGATTACTAATGCATCTAactgtgtttgaagaaaatattacaatttttaaaatggtaccatttatgaaatatggctataaattaaaattactgtaagatatgctacatttattttgtattcatGAAGCCAAAATGATGGTGCAGAAACTGTCCGTTGTCTGTCTGAAATTTTCCTCACTGAAAAAGGTAATGAAGGATGTTGTCCTTCAAAAAACACAAGAGGCAACTGTTAAATTACTGACTGATGTGGTTGTTCAGGGCTTCAGATCTCACAATTTTGGtgtaacaggttttttttgtctgttctgaacACAGCAAGGTCTTTTTAGTGCAATAATGGTAATAACAGCTGCTGAAGTGTTATGCCTATTCATAAATgcatttaaagttattttaatctaattaaaacaacatatcAGTGTTTTTGAGGTAAAATGTTTCGAGATCAGGATATTGTACCCGGTACTaaatttggtattattattttgggCATACATACTTTGCCCACAATGTTTTTCTCCTTGATGTTGCTGCAATCTGTGTTCAAACGTGTAATGTTTCCACAGTATTTTGACAGAGAATCAGACTTCTATTAAAGTTCCTATCTACATAAAACGCCAAGGAACAGCACCATTCTGCTGATGCACAAACATTGTGTGACTTGCTGAAAGAGGAGTTGTCAAAATGTCAGAATAAAAGATGATCAGCCTAGCTTCAGATGGTGCAGTAGTAATAACGATGGGGTGGGGAGAGTTGTCTGGCAGTGAAGCTCAGGAAAGACAAACCCCTTCTGATATTCAGTTTAATATACTGATTCAAATGAAGGCATATTATAAAGTTGGTTGAAAATACACTTCAGCAATTTTGGCAGTTCTTTGAAACTCCTATTTATAAGTATATAACCATACTGCTAAATATCTAGGCTAATAAGAAGCAGGTCACTGTCATATCAAACCATACTGCTAAATATCTAGGCAGGTTGATGTCATCTCAGAGAAGAACAGGCTTCTGAAAACTGTCacgattgttttgtttcatttgtgcATCGCTCACATTAgtctaattttgcataacctattatttttttcacatattaaaattaaaaggacATCATTTGTATGGACGTAATTTGT includes the following:
- the LOC121367793 gene encoding mediator of RNA polymerase II transcription subunit 31-like — its product is MAGRGGGIPYVPGTESDEQQKIRFQVELEFVQCLANPNYLNFLAQRNYFKIPAFINYLKYLQYWKEQKYAKFLKYPQCLHFLELLQYEHFRKELVNAQCAKFLDDQQLLHWQHYQRKRMELLQTQAEINQQKQEKKQS